The following proteins are encoded in a genomic region of Oceaniferula marina:
- a CDS encoding helicase-related protein: MTDHSKIVPGQRWVSETEPELGLGIMLKVEFKRVEVLFPAAAERRQYAIESAPIRRVALKPGENLETHGGEVMRVDEVLEIDHLLVYLCAGQEVEEARLSDHMSFSRPEDRLLSGRVDDLVTYDLRVEALRRQCAIQQSPVRGFVGGRVDLIPHQMSIAGEVSSRLRPRVLLADEVGLGKTIEACLIMQRLHLTGRAERILILVPEPLLHQWFVELLRRFNLLFSLFDEERCRAIEAGGEENPFLDSQLVLSDVGFLSGNERRRNQVISAGWDLLIVDEAHHLQWSPQKASPQYALVESLARKTEGLMLLTATPRQLGAEGHFARLRLLDPDRYTDLDSFQSDAEHYEHLADALGRLLEREPLSKEDRELFVSRSERMHDHCLALDSGDESARGVLIRELLDTFGTGRVMLRNTRSALSGFPERRAHLIPLSVPSGEEAGDGSVEVKVQWLLSLIQSQEGKKILLICRTRELSEQISSCLQERINIPCAHFHEGMSLLQRDRSAAYFAEDDGARILICSEIGSEGRNFQFAHHLVLFDLPDDPELLEQRIGRLDRIGQTETIHIHVPYLEGSHGEVLARWYHEGLNAFEQSMHGATEIMRELGGPPPERGMHEPSLHAFIEVSRQCRQRVAERLHRGYDRLLEMNSSRPEKAESMIESIKTMDADQSSEAFLIRLWDYFGLHIEELVDRSYLLLPGHLITDAFPALPDEGLNVTFDRNRALSREDTSFMSWDHPMVRTAMDLLLTSEAGNAAFAVWEGAPAKGILLEVHAVVECLAPASLHSDRFLPVTPLRVQVDHTGADRSADTPLRAGVLRSGNMHQLLSQEAFRRKILPMMLYSCHRLVQGQMESVVEQARSLADRVLGEELDRLIALKEINDHVGQEEIVAMQNQQDALRQVISKARLRMDAVRVVWCQP, from the coding sequence ATGACCGACCATTCCAAAATTGTACCCGGTCAACGCTGGGTAAGCGAAACCGAGCCTGAGCTGGGGCTCGGCATTATGTTGAAGGTTGAATTCAAGCGGGTGGAGGTCCTGTTTCCTGCGGCGGCAGAGCGTCGCCAGTATGCGATTGAATCGGCCCCGATTCGGCGTGTTGCGCTGAAGCCGGGAGAAAATCTGGAGACACACGGGGGAGAAGTGATGCGGGTGGACGAGGTACTTGAGATCGATCATTTGCTGGTCTACCTCTGTGCCGGACAGGAAGTTGAAGAAGCCAGGCTATCCGATCACATGAGTTTTAGTCGACCCGAGGACCGCCTGCTTTCCGGCCGGGTGGATGATCTGGTCACGTATGATTTACGGGTGGAGGCGTTGCGGCGTCAGTGTGCGATTCAGCAATCACCGGTGCGCGGATTTGTTGGAGGCCGGGTGGATTTGATTCCGCATCAGATGTCGATTGCCGGGGAGGTGTCATCGAGATTACGCCCCAGGGTGTTGCTTGCAGACGAAGTGGGTTTGGGGAAAACCATTGAAGCTTGCCTGATTATGCAACGTCTGCATCTGACGGGGCGGGCGGAGAGGATCCTGATCCTTGTCCCGGAACCGTTGCTGCACCAGTGGTTTGTCGAATTGCTGAGAAGGTTTAACCTCTTGTTCAGCTTGTTTGATGAAGAGCGTTGCCGTGCCATTGAGGCGGGCGGGGAGGAGAATCCCTTTCTCGATAGCCAGTTGGTGCTTTCCGATGTTGGATTTTTATCAGGAAATGAGCGGCGTCGGAATCAGGTGATTTCGGCTGGTTGGGATTTGCTGATTGTGGATGAAGCCCACCATTTGCAGTGGTCGCCGCAAAAGGCTAGCCCGCAGTATGCTTTGGTGGAGTCGTTGGCCCGTAAGACAGAGGGGTTGATGTTGTTGACCGCCACTCCACGTCAGCTGGGGGCGGAAGGCCATTTTGCCCGCTTGCGCTTGTTGGATCCGGATCGTTACACGGATCTCGACTCCTTTCAGTCGGATGCGGAGCATTATGAGCACTTGGCAGATGCCCTTGGCCGGTTGCTTGAGCGTGAACCACTGAGCAAAGAGGACCGGGAGTTGTTTGTTTCCCGGTCTGAGCGTATGCATGACCATTGTCTGGCGCTGGACTCGGGAGATGAGTCGGCACGCGGTGTGTTGATCCGTGAACTTTTGGATACCTTTGGGACCGGTCGGGTGATGCTGCGGAACACGAGAAGTGCCCTGTCCGGCTTTCCAGAGCGTCGAGCGCATTTGATTCCATTGTCCGTTCCGTCCGGTGAAGAAGCGGGTGATGGGTCTGTGGAAGTAAAGGTTCAGTGGTTGCTTTCGTTGATTCAATCACAGGAAGGAAAAAAAATACTTTTGATTTGCCGGACACGTGAGTTGTCCGAGCAAATTTCCAGCTGTCTTCAAGAACGGATCAATATCCCGTGTGCGCATTTTCATGAAGGGATGAGTTTGCTGCAACGTGATCGGTCGGCGGCTTACTTTGCTGAGGATGATGGCGCCCGGATCTTGATTTGTTCCGAGATAGGAAGTGAAGGGCGCAACTTTCAGTTTGCTCATCATCTGGTCTTGTTTGATTTGCCGGATGACCCCGAGTTGCTGGAGCAACGAATTGGACGTCTGGATCGGATCGGTCAGACGGAAACCATTCATATCCACGTTCCCTATTTGGAAGGGAGCCATGGGGAGGTCTTGGCACGTTGGTATCATGAAGGCCTGAATGCTTTTGAGCAAAGTATGCACGGGGCGACGGAAATCATGCGTGAACTCGGAGGGCCACCGCCTGAGCGGGGGATGCATGAACCTTCCCTGCATGCCTTTATTGAGGTCTCCCGGCAATGTCGTCAGCGGGTTGCGGAGCGTTTGCACCGTGGATATGACCGATTGCTGGAAATGAATTCGAGCCGACCGGAGAAAGCGGAGTCGATGATTGAGTCGATCAAGACGATGGATGCTGACCAGTCATCGGAGGCATTCCTCATTCGCTTGTGGGATTACTTTGGTTTGCATATTGAGGAACTGGTTGACCGTTCTTATTTGTTGCTTCCGGGGCACCTGATCACCGACGCGTTTCCGGCTCTTCCTGATGAGGGCCTGAATGTGACTTTCGACCGGAACAGAGCGCTTTCGAGAGAAGACACTTCGTTTATGAGTTGGGATCATCCCATGGTCCGGACAGCGATGGACCTTTTGCTCACCTCGGAGGCTGGGAATGCCGCTTTTGCCGTTTGGGAGGGTGCTCCTGCAAAGGGGATTTTACTCGAGGTTCATGCCGTGGTGGAATGTTTGGCCCCCGCCTCACTGCATAGTGATCGATTTTTACCGGTGACCCCTCTGCGGGTGCAGGTCGACCATACGGGAGCGGATCGCTCAGCGGATACTCCTCTGCGGGCTGGCGTGTTACGAAGCGGGAATATGCACCAGCTGCTTTCACAGGAGGCATTCAGACGGAAGATTTTACCGATGATGTTATATTCTTGTCACCGACTGGTGCAGGGGCAAATGGAGTCGGTGGTGGAACAAGCCCGCAGCCTGGCAGATCGAGTGTTAGGGGAAGAGTTGGATCGCCTGATTGCTTTGAAAGAAATCAACGATCACGTCGGCCAGGAGGAGATTGTCGCCATGCAAAATCAGCAGGACGCACTACGGCAGGTCATTTCAAAGGCTCGCTTGCGGATGGATGCAGTGCGGGTGGTTTGGTGTCAACCGTAG
- a CDS encoding ABC-F family ATP-binding cassette domain-containing protein: protein MPAAAESIASASELVVRYSSHTVLDGATLAIHDGDRIGMVGRNGCGKSTFLKIAAGESVADSGQFTRKRGLITGYLPQEFELDDDANVHDNVLSGAQFVIDLIKEYENTPADSQRSAELLDLINHHDGWDLEHRTQSLLSHLHAPEAGRIVGELSGGEKRRVALCRALLARPDFLILDEPTNHLDTESIEWLEQFLARYQGACLFVTHDRYFLDRIATRIVEIRRGQCDSYQGNYTDYLLSRAERDLAEARNEHKRQRFLSRELDWVRRRPKARTTKSRDRMDRYFEVANQDAPEQELDVDLIIPVPPKLGNKIIEAKDVSMAYDGKPALFTGLNLKLEEGHRLGIVGRNGMGKSTLINTLLGRLQPSSGTVEIGNKTEVNFIDQNRLLLDGNKSVFEEVGEGQETVRLGDETLGLRAYLRRFLFTEERINTKIDLLSGGERSRVMLAKILKQGGNVIVLDEPTNDLDLNTLRLLEEALAGFKGCVIAVSHDRYFLNRVCTDILAFEGNGVVHHQVGGYDYYLEKKQERDSRQTTQSNTSTKKQKAPRKERPRKLKWAEERELESMEETIMEAEEKVAKLEAAFDAPDFYEKHGDNWQELEQELKAAKAHVPELYQRWEELEAIRLAAEKT from the coding sequence ATGCCCGCCGCAGCTGAATCCATCGCCAGTGCCAGTGAACTCGTCGTCCGCTACAGTTCTCATACCGTGCTCGACGGAGCCACGCTCGCCATCCACGACGGCGATCGCATCGGCATGGTCGGCCGCAACGGTTGCGGTAAATCCACCTTCCTCAAGATTGCTGCAGGTGAATCCGTGGCAGACAGCGGCCAGTTCACCCGCAAACGAGGGCTGATCACCGGCTACCTCCCACAGGAATTCGAGCTCGATGACGACGCCAATGTGCACGACAACGTTCTGTCCGGGGCCCAGTTTGTCATCGACCTGATCAAGGAATATGAAAACACACCTGCTGACAGCCAGCGCAGTGCCGAACTACTCGATCTGATCAACCACCACGACGGTTGGGACCTCGAACACCGGACTCAAAGCTTGCTCAGCCACCTCCACGCACCTGAAGCCGGGCGCATCGTCGGCGAACTCTCCGGCGGAGAAAAGCGCCGGGTCGCACTCTGCCGGGCCCTGCTTGCCCGCCCGGATTTTCTCATTCTGGACGAACCAACCAACCACCTCGATACCGAATCGATCGAGTGGCTCGAACAGTTTCTCGCGCGCTACCAGGGGGCCTGCCTGTTTGTCACCCACGACCGCTACTTTCTGGATCGCATTGCCACCCGGATTGTCGAAATCCGCCGCGGCCAGTGCGACAGCTACCAAGGGAACTACACCGACTATCTCCTCAGCCGTGCGGAGCGCGACCTCGCGGAGGCCCGCAACGAGCACAAACGCCAACGTTTCCTCAGCCGCGAACTCGACTGGGTTCGCCGCCGGCCCAAGGCCAGAACCACCAAATCTCGGGACCGTATGGATCGCTACTTCGAAGTGGCCAACCAAGACGCACCCGAACAAGAACTCGATGTGGATCTGATCATCCCAGTGCCACCAAAACTCGGCAACAAAATCATCGAGGCCAAAGACGTCAGCATGGCCTATGACGGCAAACCTGCACTCTTTACCGGTCTCAATCTCAAACTGGAAGAAGGACATCGACTCGGTATCGTCGGCCGCAATGGCATGGGCAAATCCACCCTGATCAATACATTGTTAGGCCGGCTACAACCCAGTAGTGGCACGGTTGAAATCGGCAACAAAACAGAAGTCAATTTCATCGATCAAAATCGTCTTTTACTCGATGGCAATAAGTCGGTCTTCGAAGAAGTCGGAGAAGGACAAGAAACCGTCCGCCTGGGTGACGAAACCCTCGGTCTACGTGCCTACTTGCGCCGGTTCCTTTTTACCGAAGAACGCATCAATACCAAAATCGATCTCCTCAGCGGTGGTGAACGCAGCCGTGTCATGCTCGCAAAAATTTTAAAGCAGGGCGGCAATGTAATCGTGTTAGACGAACCAACCAACGACCTCGATCTCAACACACTCCGACTACTGGAGGAAGCACTCGCCGGCTTCAAAGGCTGCGTGATCGCAGTGAGCCACGACCGCTATTTCCTCAACCGCGTCTGCACCGATATTCTCGCCTTCGAAGGCAATGGCGTCGTCCACCACCAGGTAGGCGGCTACGATTACTATCTCGAGAAAAAACAGGAGCGTGACAGCCGGCAGACGACCCAATCCAACACCTCAACAAAGAAACAAAAAGCCCCACGCAAGGAACGCCCGCGCAAACTCAAGTGGGCCGAAGAACGCGAACTTGAATCGATGGAAGAAACCATCATGGAAGCCGAAGAAAAAGTGGCCAAATTAGAAGCGGCTTTTGATGCGCCCGACTTCTATGAAAAACACGGCGACAATTGGCAGGAACTCGAACAGGAGCTCAAAGCAGCCAAAGCCCATGTCCCAGAACTCTACCAACGGTGGGAGGAACTCGAGGCTATCCGCTTGGCAGCCGAAAAGACATAA